A window from Zingiber officinale cultivar Zhangliang chromosome 7A, Zo_v1.1, whole genome shotgun sequence encodes these proteins:
- the LOC121999652 gene encoding uncharacterized protein LOC121999652, protein MTNSPLGRVLLNPEVSGRLIKWTIELSKFDIQYQPRTTIKAQPLANFVTEVQNPEPEATWRIYVDESSTRQGSGIGILLISPQEERMHLSVQLDYRVTNNEAEYEALIAGLQAAQHVGAIKVLIHSDSQLATQQLIRTFEISNTRLKLYAEVFEKLKANFQEFVIQKISRAENQAADELPKLASSLSPIVITQPIEHVSLVVRIDQMEGLTFPGDWRTTLIELLRSGATPSDREEARLLRKRVGRFTLVRDQLYKKAFSIPLLKCVGSEDADYILQEVHQGPCGEHPDSRLLARKILLAGYFWPTLQADDVRIVTTCLSCHKYHNLSHRPTEKMKASTVSCSFDQWGMDIVGPFPMAIGQRKFLFVAVDYFSKWVEAEPLARITEQIWSRSLFGSTSSVGSGFRVDSSQTMVGSLPGRNLKNGVRGLAFSRPSPP, encoded by the coding sequence atgaccaacagccCTTTggggagagtcctcctcaatccagaggTGTCAGGacggctgatcaagtggacaatAGAACTTAGCAaatttgacatccagtatcagccccgaacgacCATTAAGGCGCAGCCCTTGGCGAATTTCGTCACTGAAGTACAGAATCCCGAGCCAGAAGCcacttggaggatatatgtggacgaatcgtccactcggcaaggaaGCGGGATTGGTATACTACTGATCTCCCCCCAGgaagagcggatgcatctgtCTGTTCAGCTGGATTATCGGGTGACCAACAACGAGGCCGAATACGAAGCACTCATAGCAGGCCTGCAGGCCGCCCAGCACGTTGGAGCCATCAAGGTTTTAATTCACTCGGATTCCCAATTAGCCACTCAACAGCTTATCAggacattcgagataagtaacACTCGGCTCAAGCTGTACGCGGAGGTCTTCGAAAAGCTGAAGGCCAATTTCCAAGAGTTCGTCATACAAAAGAtttcccgagcggagaaccaggcggcggaCGAGCTGCCCAAACTAGCCAGCTCGCTATCACCCATTGTTATCACACAGCCGATTGAGCATGTATCTTTGGTGGTGCGTATCGATCAGATGGAGGGACTCACTTTCCCAGGCGATTGGAGGACGACATTGATAGAGTTATTACGATCGggagctacaccgtccgatcgagAGGAGGCCCGACTACTCAGAAAAAgggtcggtcggttcacactggTTAGagaccagctctacaagaaggctttttcTATACCACTACTTAAGTGTGTTGGATCAGAAGACGCCGACTACATACtgcaagaagtacaccaagggCCCTGTGGAGAACATCCGGACAGCCGGTTGCTGGCGAGGAAGATCTTGCTGGCTGGATATTtctggccgaccttacaagcagacgacGTTCGAATAGTGACCACTTGCCTGTCCTGTCATAAGTACCATAACCTTTCGCACCGACCTACTGAAAAAATGAAGGCTTCCACGGTATCTtgctcgttcgaccaatggggtatggacatcgtGGGGCCCTTCCCCATGGCGATAGGTCAACGGAAGTTCCTGTTTGTcgcagtggattatttctccaaatgggtcgaggcAGAGCCGCTGGcgagaataaccgagcagataTGGTCTAGAAGTTTATTTGGTAGCACCTCATCTGTCGGTTCGGGATTTCGCGTCGACTCATCTCAGACAATGGTAGGCAGTTTGCCGGGCAGAAACTTAAAGAATGGTGTGAGGGGTTTGGCATTTagcaggccttcacctccgtAG